A window of the Lolium perenne isolate Kyuss_39 chromosome 7, Kyuss_2.0, whole genome shotgun sequence genome harbors these coding sequences:
- the LOC127315463 gene encoding uncharacterized protein yields MPATPEYEKNRLARIARRKAEEAGPLANIRNIASQLLYGQNTKDKQRHKGDDGGSGSEYEPNDDEEADDGDEVSGEEEEHEPTVHMSKEKENQPSTKPQGRKRARSKTTVPTTTRTTRASASRLNQTDHTLPNDDTSAHRTSKDSNSPQADTEMQHSQDMTNTLRQIDNSDTLLGQDALVCSNGPTNPKTSMRVKRRPTMGQGLDDYAKRNGGMKMKIDFSAGRVRPLDPVQAAKLASQCGVHVRSNIMHVATHWNDYSKEDLAHHIPKAIGHVAKNFEMDPKDEVSKGVCTKILQKGVRQQRYILKRDYFNGRTHEEALSRKPPKVSQHNWETLVNKWSDERNKKICAKNKENREGVKHHQTTGSRSYPSHFHQLKKDKYNNEDPSPIEFFKETHTNRKTGCMSTAALEAYTDMENKRSEALEHPVSGTHIVAEVLKEHSSSSTFLSTMGYQSRSGRSRTSASEERVRELEEKVEQQKIEAIEANAMYQQQLNERGKTQEAALGEMQRQQQEELVAMKKIQEEKNKAYEKKQAEQDSLISFLLRKHATQN; encoded by the exons ATGCCCGCAACTCCAGAGTATGAGAAAAACAGGTTGGCAAGGATTGCGAGGCGCAAGGCTGAGGAGGCAGGGCCTCTTGCAAACATACGGAACATAGCTAGTCAATTGCTATATGGCCAGAATACAAAAGACAAACAGAGGCACAAAGGTGATGACGGTGGTAGTGGCTCCGAATATGAGCCAAATGATGATGAGGAGGCTGATGATGGCGATGAGGTTTCTGGAGAAGAAGAGGAGCATGAGCCAACTGTACATATGTCAAAGGAAAAG GAAAATCAACCTTCGACAAAGCCACAAGGAAGAAAGCGTGCCCGGTCCAAAACCACAGTACCTACTACCACAAGAACAACAAGAGCATCGGCATCTAGACTTAACCAGACTGACCATACCTTACCTAATGACGACACATCAGCTCACCGAACTTCGAAAGATAGTAACTCACCCCAGGCCGATACAGAGATGCAACATTCTCAAGACATGACAAACACCTTGCGCCAAATTGATAACAGTGATACACTACTGGGCCAAG ATGCTTTAGTATGCTCTAATGGTCCAACTAATCCAAAAACCTCAATGAGAGTCAAACGTAGACCAACCATGGGGCAGGGTTTAGATGATTATGCAAAAAGAAACGgagggatgaagatgaagattgaTTTCTCAGCTGGCAGAGTGAGGCCTCTTGACCCTGTCCAAGCAGCCAAGCTTGCTTCTCAATGTGGTGTACACGTCCGCAGTAACATCATGCATGTTGCTACACATTGGAATGATTATAGCAAAGAAGACCTAGCCCATCATATTCCTAAAGCTATTGGTCATGTTGCG AAAAACTTTGAAATGGATCCAAAAGATGAGGTGTCCAAAGGTGTATGCACAAAGATACTCCAGAAGGGTGTTCGGCAACAGCGATATATCTTGAAGAGGGATTATTTTAATGGTCGTACCCATGAAGAAGCGCTATCTCGTAAGCCACCCAAAGTTAGTCAACATAATTGGGAAACTCTTGTGAATAAATGGTCAGATGAAAGAAACAAG AAAATTTGTGCCAAGAATAAGGAGAACCGAGAAGGTGTTAAGCATCACCAAACTACAGGCTCTAGGTCTTATCCTTCTCATTTCCACCAACTT AAAAAAGACAAGTACAACAATGAGGATCCTAGTCCCATTGAGTTTTTCAAAGAGACCCATACCAATAGAAAGACGGGATGCATGAGCACAGCTGCGCTTGAAGCTTAT ACTGATATGGAAAACAAAAGGAGTGAAGCGCTTGAGCACCCGGTGTCTGGTACACATATTGTGGCTGAAGTTCTGAAGGAGCATAGCTCCTCAAGCACCTTCCTTTCTACCATGGGGTACCAATCAAGATCTGGGAGGTCTAGGACATCAGCTTCTGAAGAACGCGTCCGAGAGTTAGAAGAGAAAGTTGAACAACAGAAGATAGAAGCAATAGAGGCAAATGCGATGTACCAACAACAGTTAAACGAGAGAGGTAAAACGCAAGAAGCTGCACTTGGAGAGATGCAAAGGCAGCAACAAGAAGAATTGGTGGCTATGAAGAAGATCCAAGAAGAGAAAAATAAAGCATATGAAAAGAAGCAAGCGGAGCAAGACAGCCTTATTAGCTTCCTCTTACGGAAACATGCAACTCAAAACTAG
- the LOC127313893 gene encoding TOM1-like protein 9, whose amino-acid sequence MPQSVLVDRATSESLIGPDWSLNLEICDILNHDPSQAKDVVKSIKKRIGNKNSKVQLLALTLLETLIKNCGDFVHMHVAERDILHEMVKIVKKKPDYHVKEKILSLIDTWQDAFGGPRARYPQYYAAYQELLRAGAVFPQRSESSVPIYTPPQTQPLQNYPPPALRNTDYRQEAPESSSASEIPTLSAAEIQNARGVMDVLSEMLNAIDPGNREGLKQEVIVDLVDQCRSYKQRVVQLVNTTSDEELLSQGLSLNDDLQRVLAKHDAIAAGIAVRVEKPKQEAPASSSPPTKPEGTKEPPQRSSEAASNMTPFEQLALPAPPSSSTSKPPGETSVGPSIDLLSGDDYFKPEPANSQALVPVGNLPAASASGHNTLDLVEMFSQTNVSNNNQNPAISSPILNSNPLSAPQAYPAPQHPVLSQQPSPFSNGLTSNTMPTYNQGSDLNSSSPWNGQFAPGTMQPHQAPNYGQDDQSSDLPPPPWEAEIAQAQPAQVGQPEQVSPSQQLLTGQPGGMQFPSGYLEQPGVQHPQSMPNTQYGGMYPPMQGNQAAGMYPQQMAGDIYQQQMYGGQMASYGYGQQSGGYGYAPNAAYGYTGANELSQRMNGLSMQNNSLYGAPASSPLQQANRPARPEDSLFGDLVSIAKTKPGKTAANKAGEL is encoded by the exons atGCCGCAGTCGGTCCTGGTCGATCGCGCGACCAGTGAATCGCTGATCGGGCCCGACTGGTCCCTCAATCTCGAGATCTGCGACATCCTCAACCACGACCCCTC GCAAGCCAAAGATGTAGTCAAGTCTATCAAGAAACGGATTGGAAACAAGAACTCAAAGGTCCAGCTTCTCGCACTAACA TTGCTGGAGACGCTGATTAAAAACTGTGGAGATTTTGTTCATATGCATGTTGCCGAGAGGGATATACTCCACGAAATGGTGAAGATAGTTAAGAAAAAG CCTGATTATCATGTAAAAGAGAAGATACTCAGTCTAATAGACACCTGGCAAGATGCTTTTGGTGGTCCTCGTGCAAGATATCCACAATATTATGCGGCATATCAAGAGCTGCTG CGTGCTGGAGCTGTATTTCCTCAAAGATCAGAGAGTTCTGTGCCAATCTATACTCCACCACAGACTCAACCTCTACAAAACTATCCTCCTCCTGCTTTACGTAATACTGACTATCGGCAGGAGGCACCTGAATCATCTTCAGCGTCAGAAATACCTACATTGAG TGCGGCAGAAATTCAGAATGCACGTGGTGTGATGGATGTTCTCTCGGAGATGTTAAATGCTATTGATCCTGGAAACAGAGAG GGTTTAAAGCAAGAGGTTATTGTGGACCTCGTGGACCAATGTCGGTCTTACAAGCAGAGAGTGGTGCAGCTTGTCAACACAACCTC CGACGAGGAGCTGCTAAGTCAGGGCCTTTCATTGAATGATGATTTGCAGCGTGTTCTAGCAAAACATGATGCAATTGCTGCAGGCATAGCGGTTCGGGTAGAAAAGCCAAAACAAGAAGCCCCTGCGAGTAGTTCTCCACCAACAAAGCCAGAGGGGACAAAAGAGCCGCCTCAAAG GTCTTCTGAAGCTGCTAGTAACATGACTCCATTTGAGCAATTAGCACTTCCTGCACCTCCATCATCGAGCACTTCAAAGCCTCCTGGAGAAACATCTGTTGGCCCTAGTATCGACCTACTTAGTGGAGATGATTATTTCAAGCCAGAACCTGCTAATTCCCAAGCACTTGTTCCTGTTGGCAATCTGCCTGCAGCTTCAGCTTCAGGCCACAATACCTTAGATCTTGTAGAAATGTTTTCGCAAACCAATGTTAGCAATAACAACCAGAACCCTGCCATTTCGTCACCAATATTAAACTCAAATCCTCTCTCGGCACCGCAAGCATATCCTGCTCCACAGCATCCTGTTCTATCGCAGCAGCCTTCTCCGTTTTCTAATGGCTTGACTTCCAATACAATGCCAACTTACAATCAAGGTTCTGACCTGAACTCTTCAAGTCCATGGAATGGTCAGTTTGCTCCAGGAACGATGCAACCACATCAGGCACCAAACTATG GTCAAGATGATCAGAGCAGCGACCTCCCGCCACCACCGTGGGAAGCAGAAATTGCTCAAGCCCAACCTGCTCAAGTAGGTCAGCCTGAGCAAGTTTCACCGTCGCAACAATTGCTGACTGGACAACCAGGGGGAATGCAGTTTCCATCAGGATATTTGGAGCAACCTGGGGTTCAACATCCGCAATCCATGCCAAATACACAGTATGGAGGCATGTATCCTCCAATGCAAGGCAACCAAGCAGCTGGTATGTATCCCCAGCAGATGGCAGGAGATATCTACCAGCAGCAGATGTATGGTGGCCAGATGGCCAGTTATGGCTATGGTCAGCAGTCTGGAGGTTATGGCTATGCTCCGAATGCTGCATATGGGTATACCGGTGCAAACGAGCTTTCTCAGAGAATGAATGGGCTTTCCATGCAAAACAACAGTTTGTATGGCGCACCTGCATCTTCTCCCCTTCAGCAGGCTAATCGACCAGCAAGGCCTGAAGATTCACTCTTTGGTGATCTGGTTAGCATCGCCAAAACAAAGCCTGGCAAAACTGCAGCTAATAAGGCTGGTGAATTGTAA